In Sporichthyaceae bacterium, the following are encoded in one genomic region:
- a CDS encoding nuclear transport factor 2 family protein, with the protein MRDPSIDVERQITAALHRYCRGIDRRDAELIRSAYHDDGFDDHGDSFRGSVDEYVPWVLGVLAERFDSTMHTLSNISIAADGGVAIVESYLVAYHVTKGGGALRVFGARYVDRFEDRPAARWRIAHRTLVSEWQTEQVGQFVATPPGTAPAARDRSDPSY; encoded by the coding sequence ATGAGAGATCCGTCGATCGATGTGGAGCGGCAGATCACCGCGGCCCTGCACCGGTATTGCCGCGGCATCGACCGCAGAGACGCCGAGCTGATCCGCTCGGCCTACCATGACGACGGCTTCGACGATCACGGTGATTCCTTCCGGGGCAGCGTCGATGAGTACGTCCCCTGGGTCCTCGGCGTGCTGGCCGAACGCTTCGACTCCACCATGCACACGCTGTCGAACATCTCCATTGCCGCCGACGGTGGCGTCGCCATCGTGGAGAGCTACCTGGTCGCCTACCACGTGACCAAGGGCGGCGGTGCGCTGCGCGTGTTCGGCGCCCGGTACGTCGACCGGTTCGAGGACCGCCCCGCTGCCCGCTGGCGGATCGCCCATCGCACGCTGGTCTCGGAGTGGCAGACCGAGCAGGTCGGCCAGTTCGTCGCGACCCCGCCGGGGACGGCGCCGGCCGCCCGGGACCGGAGCGATCCCTCGTACTGA